A region from the Spirochaeta thermophila DSM 6192 genome encodes:
- a CDS encoding lyase family protein, with amino-acid sequence MPSQEKSLYLNLSPLDHRYYMANRELFDELSRYLSEQGNIWYLLRVEEALLLTHLEEAGVLDPDLEQAVRKAAEEVTPDEVYEEEAQTQHNIRALVNVYVRHLPEKVRPYVHLGATSVDIMDTAAALRYRDAMRRVVLPLLLQVERILIELAEREAETPQVGRTHGQYAVPITFGYAVAEYVSRLGKSILRLEDLSRDLRGKLSGAVGAYNATSLLVRDPRAFERRVLSRLGLLPTDHATQLVEPEYLLRLLLELNVAFGILANLADDLRHLQRSEIGEVQEAFGEKQVGSSTMPHKRNPWNSEHVKSLWKAFAPRVLTFYMDQISEHQRDLTNSASARFVTEYVAGFVAAAERMRRILSGLKVHRDRMLQHLKEGGGAMLAEAAYVLLARAGEWNGHEIVRRATLEAERTGKSFLEVLAEDRTVWEKLSSSLAETVGEEPETFFAEPWRYRGKAPERARELAREFSRLMDEIEERL; translated from the coding sequence ATGCCATCGCAGGAAAAATCCCTCTACCTCAATCTCTCCCCGCTCGACCACAGGTATTACATGGCCAACAGGGAGCTCTTCGACGAACTCTCCCGATACCTGAGCGAGCAGGGGAATATCTGGTACCTCCTCAGGGTGGAGGAGGCGTTGCTCCTCACGCATCTGGAGGAAGCAGGGGTGCTCGACCCCGATCTCGAACAGGCGGTGCGGAAGGCCGCCGAGGAGGTGACGCCGGATGAGGTGTATGAGGAAGAGGCGCAGACACAGCACAACATCCGCGCCCTCGTCAACGTCTACGTGCGTCATCTTCCAGAAAAGGTGCGCCCCTACGTCCACCTCGGGGCCACCTCGGTCGACATCATGGATACGGCTGCGGCGCTCCGGTATCGGGATGCGATGCGGCGGGTGGTCCTCCCGCTCCTCCTCCAGGTGGAGCGGATACTCATCGAGCTTGCCGAACGTGAGGCCGAGACTCCCCAGGTGGGGAGGACACACGGTCAGTATGCGGTGCCCATCACCTTCGGATATGCCGTCGCCGAATACGTCTCCCGGCTCGGGAAGTCCATCCTTCGTCTGGAAGATCTTTCGAGGGATCTGAGGGGGAAACTCTCAGGCGCGGTGGGTGCCTACAACGCCACGAGCCTTCTGGTGAGGGATCCCCGGGCGTTCGAGCGTCGTGTCCTCTCGAGACTCGGGCTCCTCCCCACCGATCATGCCACCCAGCTCGTTGAGCCCGAGTACCTCCTCCGTCTCCTCCTCGAGCTCAACGTGGCATTCGGGATCCTCGCCAATCTGGCGGATGATCTCAGGCACCTCCAGCGATCCGAGATAGGCGAGGTCCAGGAGGCGTTCGGGGAGAAGCAGGTGGGTTCCTCCACCATGCCGCACAAGCGGAATCCCTGGAACTCGGAACATGTGAAGAGTCTCTGGAAGGCTTTCGCCCCCAGGGTCCTCACCTTTTACATGGATCAGATCTCCGAGCATCAGCGGGATCTCACCAATTCCGCTTCGGCGAGGTTCGTGACCGAGTACGTGGCGGGGTTCGTGGCCGCAGCCGAGAGGATGCGACGTATCCTCTCTGGTCTCAAGGTGCATAGGGACCGGATGCTCCAGCACCTGAAGGAGGGCGGGGGGGCGATGTTGGCCGAGGCCGCCTATGTGCTCCTTGCCCGGGCGGGTGAATGGAACGGCCACGAGATCGTGAGGAGGGCGACCCTCGAGGCGGAGCGCACGGGCAAGTCCTTCCTCGAGGTGCTCGCCGAGGATCGGACGGTGTGGGAGAAACTGTCCTCCTCCCTCGCGGAGACGGTGGGCGAGGAGCCCGAGACCTTCTTTGCAGAACCATGGAGGTATCGCGGCAAGGCCCCGGAGCGTGCCCGGGAGCTCGCGCGCGAGTTTTCACGGCTCATGGACGAGATAGAGGAGCGCCTATGA
- the guaB gene encoding IMP dehydrogenase, which translates to MNQIQMFEGLSYDDILLLPGYADFLPSEARVEVELHPRLRLNIPILSAAMDTVTEKEMAIALALEGGLGIIHRNLSPEEQAGQVAAVKRYLNWIIESPITVRKGQTVREAKALMQQYNISGLPVVDGEGSLCGILTGRDLRFVKDERLKVEEVMTPDPVVERGRPTIDQAQEAFDRHKVEKLPLVDEGGKLIGLVTVKDIEKHQKHPRAALDGHGRLLVGAAVSPGDFRRRLPLLVENRVDVVVIDTAHGHTRNVIETVKAIKKEWDVPVIAGNVATVEGTKALIEAGADVVKVGIGPGSICTTRIVAGIGVPQFSAVLQCAEEAAKHGVPVIADGGIKYSGDIVKAIGAGAHAVMIGNLFAGLKEAPGKEIIYEGRIFKTYRGMGSLGAIREGSGDRYQIGEGEEPVPEGVEGRVPYKGELAPYLHQLVSGLKKGMGYCGCRTLEELRSYRRFVKITHAALRESHVHDVTVTQEPPNYSR; encoded by the coding sequence ATGAATCAGATACAGATGTTCGAGGGACTCAGCTACGACGATATCCTCCTCCTCCCCGGATACGCGGATTTCCTTCCCTCCGAGGCGAGGGTTGAGGTGGAACTCCATCCGCGGCTCAGGCTCAATATCCCCATCCTTTCTGCTGCGATGGATACGGTCACGGAGAAGGAGATGGCGATCGCCTTGGCCCTGGAAGGCGGGTTGGGGATCATCCACCGGAATCTTTCTCCGGAGGAACAGGCCGGCCAGGTGGCGGCCGTGAAGCGCTACCTCAACTGGATCATAGAGTCGCCCATCACCGTGCGGAAGGGACAGACCGTGAGGGAGGCCAAGGCCTTGATGCAGCAGTACAACATCTCCGGCCTCCCGGTGGTGGACGGGGAAGGGAGCCTGTGCGGCATCCTCACCGGTCGGGACCTGCGGTTCGTGAAGGACGAACGGCTGAAGGTGGAAGAGGTGATGACCCCGGACCCGGTGGTGGAGCGGGGAAGACCCACCATCGACCAGGCCCAGGAGGCCTTCGACCGACACAAGGTGGAGAAGCTCCCTCTCGTGGACGAGGGAGGGAAGCTGATCGGTCTCGTGACGGTCAAGGACATAGAGAAGCATCAGAAACATCCTCGTGCCGCCCTCGATGGTCACGGCCGTCTTCTCGTGGGGGCTGCGGTCTCTCCGGGGGACTTCAGGCGTCGCCTCCCGCTTCTCGTGGAGAACAGGGTTGACGTGGTGGTGATCGATACGGCGCACGGACATACACGCAACGTGATCGAGACCGTGAAGGCCATAAAGAAGGAGTGGGACGTCCCGGTGATCGCGGGCAATGTGGCGACGGTGGAAGGGACGAAGGCCCTCATCGAAGCCGGCGCCGATGTGGTGAAGGTGGGTATCGGCCCCGGTTCCATCTGCACCACGAGGATCGTGGCGGGGATAGGGGTGCCGCAATTCAGCGCCGTGCTCCAGTGTGCGGAGGAGGCTGCAAAGCACGGCGTCCCTGTCATAGCGGACGGGGGTATCAAGTACTCGGGGGATATAGTGAAGGCCATAGGGGCCGGTGCCCATGCGGTGATGATCGGGAACCTCTTCGCCGGGCTCAAGGAGGCTCCGGGCAAGGAGATCATCTACGAGGGACGTATCTTCAAGACCTACAGAGGGATGGGATCTCTCGGCGCCATCAGGGAGGGTTCGGGAGATCGGTATCAGATCGGCGAGGGAGAGGAACCCGTGCCCGAAGGAGTGGAAGGGAGAGTCCCCTACAAGGGCGAACTCGCCCCCTATCTCCACCAGCTCGTATCTGGTCTCAAGAAGGGCATGGGGTATTGCGGGTGCCGTACCCTCGAGGAGCTCAGGTCCTATCGACGATTCGTGAAGATCACACATGCGGCGCTCAGAGAGAGTCATGTCCACGATGTGACCGTGACCCAGGAGCCTCCGAACTATTCCCGATAG
- the purA gene encoding adenylosuccinate synthase, producing MNIVVVGAQWGDEGKGKIVDVLASRADLVVRYSGGANAGHTIVHDGVSYKLHLVPSGIVYPNTEVVLGTGMVIDPEALFLELSQIEALGVDWKGRLYISDRAHLVFPSYKAEDKAADEKRRYPIGTTGRGIGVAYAKKAFRDGVRMIDLFDDKFFSRLTPQEKRFVEPYLSRLEPLLVNLVSFMRGRASGNILFEGAQGILLDLDVGTYPYVSSGVSAPAGASLGGGVGPCDLDAVYGVCKAYTTRVGYGPFPSEFRDHEAGLGDRIREIGHEYGTTTGRPRRCGYLDLVALKYACEAGGLSALHLTHLDVYDTFDEIGVCVAYRIGGDVITEFPSSISALEDAEPVIRTVKGWKRSLRECRSYDDLPSEARAYVDLIEEYTSTPVEIVSVGCEREETIIRKDPWKRS from the coding sequence ATGAACATAGTGGTGGTAGGAGCTCAATGGGGGGATGAGGGGAAGGGCAAGATCGTGGATGTGCTCGCGAGCCGGGCGGATCTCGTGGTGAGGTATTCGGGGGGAGCCAATGCGGGACACACCATCGTGCACGATGGTGTCTCGTACAAGCTCCATCTCGTTCCGTCCGGGATCGTGTATCCTAACACGGAAGTGGTGCTCGGCACGGGGATGGTGATCGATCCCGAGGCACTCTTCCTGGAACTCTCCCAGATCGAAGCCCTCGGGGTGGACTGGAAGGGGAGGCTCTATATCTCGGACAGGGCGCATCTGGTGTTTCCTTCTTACAAGGCTGAGGACAAGGCCGCAGACGAGAAGCGTCGTTACCCTATCGGGACGACAGGGAGGGGGATAGGGGTGGCATATGCGAAGAAGGCCTTCAGGGATGGGGTGCGGATGATAGACCTCTTCGACGATAAGTTCTTTTCCCGACTCACCCCTCAGGAGAAGAGGTTCGTCGAACCCTATCTCTCCCGCCTCGAGCCCCTCCTCGTGAACCTCGTCTCCTTCATGCGAGGCCGTGCGTCCGGGAACATCCTCTTCGAAGGGGCCCAGGGTATCCTCCTGGACCTCGACGTGGGCACCTATCCGTACGTCTCCTCCGGCGTCTCCGCTCCCGCGGGTGCGTCCCTGGGGGGCGGCGTGGGACCCTGTGACCTCGATGCGGTGTACGGCGTCTGCAAGGCCTATACCACACGGGTGGGGTATGGGCCCTTCCCCTCCGAGTTCCGGGATCATGAGGCGGGCCTGGGCGACAGGATCCGTGAGATAGGGCACGAGTACGGCACCACCACAGGACGTCCCCGAAGGTGCGGCTACCTCGACCTCGTGGCATTGAAGTACGCCTGTGAGGCGGGAGGCCTTTCGGCCCTCCACCTCACACACCTCGATGTCTACGATACGTTCGATGAGATCGGGGTGTGTGTCGCCTACCGGATAGGGGGAGACGTGATCACCGAGTTCCCTTCTTCCATTTCGGCGCTCGAGGATGCCGAACCTGTCATCCGGACCGTAAAAGGGTGGAAGCGGTCCTTACGGGAGTGCCGATCCTATGACGACCTTCCCTCCGAGGCGAGGGCCTATGTGGATCTCATAGAGGAGTACACCTCCACTCCGGTGGAGATCGTATCGGTGGGATGTGAGAGGGAGGAGACCATCATCCGGAAGGACCCATGGAAAAGATCCTAG
- the guaA gene encoding glutamine-hydrolyzing GMP synthase: protein MEKILVLDFGGQTCQLIARRIREIGVYSEVVPGDTPVESLPLEGVKGIILSGSPYSVYDAEAPKVDPRVSSLGIPILGICYGVQQLAHLFGGKVAPLDHREYGRSRLFFTEASPLFEGVPEGFVSWMSHGDTIVEVPEGFRVIARSEHNLVAGITHERLPLYGIQFHPEVTHCEYGLTVLENFAVRICGARKTWTMASYLEDVQGLLRTQVGDDPLLLLISGGVDSTVVAALLLKTFPPEQVHLLYIDTGLMRKNETEEVEANLRTLGASNLYIVHAEERFLSALKGVVDPEKKRQIIGDVFIQVQEEELRRRRIPDQAFLAQGTLYTDLIESGKGVGNKAKVIKSHHNVRSPLIERKRKEGRVIEPLSMLYKDEVRRLGAHLGVPREVLERHPFPGPGLAVRILGEVTREKCDILREADAIFIDELKRRHLYQEIWQAFCVLLPVRTVGVTGDDRNYGYVVALRAVTSKDGMTADAYPFPTADLLEIAALITNRVKDVGRVVYDVSSKPPATIEWE from the coding sequence ATGGAAAAGATCCTAGTCCTCGATTTCGGAGGTCAGACCTGCCAGCTCATCGCCAGGCGGATCCGTGAGATAGGGGTCTACAGCGAGGTCGTTCCCGGCGATACGCCGGTGGAATCCCTACCCCTTGAAGGCGTGAAGGGGATCATCCTCTCGGGCTCTCCCTACTCGGTCTACGATGCGGAGGCGCCGAAGGTCGATCCGCGCGTCTCTTCCCTGGGTATCCCCATACTGGGGATATGCTACGGGGTGCAGCAGCTCGCGCACCTTTTCGGGGGGAAGGTGGCCCCGCTCGATCACCGCGAGTACGGTCGGAGTAGACTCTTCTTCACCGAAGCCTCGCCGCTCTTCGAGGGCGTCCCGGAAGGGTTCGTCTCGTGGATGAGCCACGGAGACACCATCGTGGAGGTGCCCGAGGGATTTCGAGTGATCGCACGTTCGGAGCACAACCTGGTGGCCGGCATAACCCACGAGCGACTCCCGCTCTACGGGATCCAGTTCCATCCGGAGGTGACCCACTGCGAGTACGGCCTCACCGTGCTCGAGAACTTCGCCGTACGTATCTGTGGGGCCCGGAAGACGTGGACCATGGCCTCGTACCTCGAGGATGTCCAGGGACTCCTCAGGACACAAGTGGGGGATGATCCTCTCCTCCTCCTCATTTCGGGAGGGGTGGACTCCACCGTGGTGGCCGCCCTCCTGCTCAAGACATTCCCACCCGAGCAGGTCCATCTCCTCTACATCGATACCGGCCTCATGAGGAAGAACGAGACCGAGGAGGTGGAGGCCAATCTCCGAACCCTTGGAGCCAGCAATCTCTATATCGTCCATGCCGAGGAGAGGTTCCTTTCGGCCCTCAAGGGGGTGGTGGATCCCGAGAAGAAACGTCAGATTATCGGGGATGTGTTCATCCAGGTCCAGGAGGAGGAGCTTCGGCGTCGAAGGATCCCCGATCAGGCCTTCCTCGCCCAGGGGACCCTCTACACCGATCTCATCGAATCTGGGAAAGGCGTGGGGAACAAGGCGAAGGTCATCAAATCGCATCACAATGTGCGATCCCCCCTCATCGAGCGGAAGCGGAAGGAAGGGAGAGTGATCGAGCCCCTCTCCATGCTCTACAAGGATGAGGTGCGCAGACTGGGGGCTCATCTCGGCGTACCCCGGGAGGTGCTCGAGCGCCACCCGTTTCCTGGACCCGGCCTCGCGGTGAGGATACTCGGGGAGGTGACCAGGGAGAAGTGCGACATCCTCCGGGAAGCCGACGCGATTTTCATCGACGAGCTGAAGAGGCGTCACCTGTACCAGGAGATATGGCAGGCCTTCTGTGTCCTTCTGCCGGTACGGACCGTGGGGGTCACAGGGGACGACCGCAACTACGGGTATGTGGTGGCCCTCCGTGCCGTCACGTCCAAGGACGGGATGACGGCCGACGCCTATCCCTTTCCCACGGCGGACCTGTTGGAGATCGCTGCGCTCATCACGAACCGTGTCAAGGATGTAGGCCGGGTGGTCTACGATGTCTCGAGCAAACCACCCGCCACCATAGAGTGGGAGTAG
- a CDS encoding RNA polymerase sigma factor has protein sequence MVVEQDRRRSHEWTGGAEGLVDAARNGDHAAFRKLVDMYKDRVARTIVGILGPVPEVEDIGQEVFLRFYKSLPKFRGEASVGTYLTRITINLCLNERKRRFRVPLPLETAKEPEMDPPDERTITTLAVHETLAALSVKHRVILTLFYLNELSVEEISRSLEIPVGTVLSRLSRARDAFEKAYTRRMGDTHGTA, from the coding sequence ATGGTGGTGGAACAGGATCGCAGGCGCTCTCACGAGTGGACAGGTGGAGCGGAAGGGCTCGTCGATGCCGCACGGAACGGAGATCATGCGGCCTTCCGTAAACTGGTCGACATGTACAAGGACAGGGTGGCCCGAACAATAGTGGGTATCCTCGGCCCGGTCCCCGAGGTGGAGGACATCGGGCAGGAGGTCTTCCTCCGCTTCTACAAGTCGCTTCCGAAATTCAGAGGGGAGGCGTCGGTGGGCACCTATCTCACCCGGATCACCATCAACCTCTGTCTCAACGAACGGAAACGCCGTTTCCGGGTACCACTTCCCCTCGAAACGGCGAAGGAACCGGAGATGGATCCCCCGGACGAGCGGACCATCACCACCCTGGCTGTCCACGAAACACTGGCAGCTCTCTCGGTAAAGCACAGGGTGATACTCACTCTCTTCTACCTCAACGAGCTTTCGGTGGAAGAAATCTCACGGTCCCTCGAGATCCCGGTGGGCACCGTGCTCTCGCGGCTCAGCAGGGCCCGGGATGCATTCGAGAAGGCATATACTCGTCGTATGGGAGACACTCATGGAACGGCGTGA